The Fundidesulfovibrio magnetotacticus genome includes the window GAGGCCTTCGAGGCCGCCGTGACCGGACGCCCAGGCCCCGTGCTGCTGGACGTGCCCAAGGACGTGCAGACCGGGCGCTTCACGCCCCCGGCCCTCTCGCTGATTCCGGGGGAACCGCCGGCCAGGCCCGCGCCGTCGCGCTGGGACGTGTCGCGCGCGGCGGCCCTCGTCAACGCCGCACGCCGCCCGGTGCTCCTCCTGGGCGGGGGCGCATCGCGCGGGCGCGCCCCGGAGCTGGCGCGCCGCCTGGCCGAGAAAGCCGGGCTTCCCGTGACCATGACCCTCACCGGCCTGGGCGCGCTCCCCGACGCCCACCCCCTCTGCCTGGGCATGCACGGCATGCACGGCCACGCGCGCGCCAACCGCGCCCTGGACGCCTGCGACCTCCTCCTGGCCGTGGGCAGCCGCTTCGACGACCGGGCCACCGGCAGGCCCGAGACCTTCTGTCCCGGGGCGCGCATCGTCCATGTCAACGTGGATGCGGCGGAACTCGGCCGGATCAAGCGCGCCGAGGTGGCCGTGGAGTCCGACGCGGCGCACTTCCTGGAGGCCCTGCTGCCCCTGGTGGAGCGCCGCGCGCGGGGCGGCTGGCTGGCCGAGGTGGAGGGCCTGGACGACGCCCCGATGCCCCGCCTCCCAGAGGCCCGGCGCGAAGAGGCGCGCCCGCCCCACGAGGCCAGGGAGCTGGTGGCGCGGGTGGCGGAGCGCCTGCGCGACGACGCCGTGGTGGTCACCGACGTGGGCCAGCACCAGATGGTGGTGGCCCAGGACTTTCCCTTCCGCAACCCCGGCCGGTTCCTGACCTCGGGCGGCCTCGGCGTGATGGGCTTCGGGCTCCCTGCGGCCATCGGGGCGGCCCTGGCCGAACCGGGCGCGCAGGTGGTCTGCTTCTCGGGCGACGGCAGCTTCAAGATGAACGTGCAGGAGCTGGCCACCCTGGCCGAGACCGGGGCCAACGTGAAGGTGGTGGTGCTGGACAACCGCAGCCTGGGCCTGGTCTCCCAGCAGCAGCGGCTGTTCTACGGCGGGCGTCGCACGGCCTCGCGCTTCGAGGGCGGCACGGACTTCGCGGCCCTGGCCAGGGCGTTCGGCATAGCGGGCGTTTCCCTGGAGGCGGAAGAGGACTGGAGCCGCGCCCTGGACGAGGCCCTGTCGCGGCCCGGGCCGGCCCTGGTGCACGCGCGCGTGGACGCCGAAGCCATGGTGTTTCCCATGGTGCCTCCCGGAGCCTCCAACCGCGAGATGCTCACGGAGCGCCCGGACCCGGCCGAAGGGGACGGACGCGTCGATCAGGCCGTCTCGGCCTGACGCCTGCCTGTTGGATGGCTGAGCCGGAAGCTCCTTTCCCCGGGAGCGGAGGCCGCGGCCCCGCAGGACGGATGTCGCGGGGCGAGGCGGGCGTGTCCAGGCGCGTCCGAGGGGACTCGGGGGCCGCAGGGGCCGCCCTGGCGCGGCTTGGCGAAAGGGGCCGGTGCGTGTAGTGAAGCGCCCATGCATCGCCAAGCTTTCCTCGAACGCATGGAGGGCTACGGCCGGACGGACCTGGACGCCGTGGCGGGCCGCCTCCTGGAGCTGGCAGGCTGCCGCCCCGCCAAGGGGACGCGCGTGCTCGTGAAACCCAACCTGGTGGCCCCGGCCTACGCGGGGCTGGCCTGCACCGAGCCCGCCGTGGTGCGTGCCGTCTGCCGCTATCTGCTCGACCGCGGGGCGCGCGTCACCGTGGGCGATTCCCCGGCCTTCGGCACCGCACGCATCGTTGCCAGGGCCTGCGGCCTGGACAAGGCGCTGCGGGGCCTGGGCGTGCCGGTGGTCAACTTCTCCCGTGCCCGGCCCGTGGCGCTCACTCTGGGCGGGCAGGTGATGGCCGCCTCCCAGGCCCTTGACGCGGAATTCATCGTCAACGTGCCGCGCTTCAAGGTGCACGACCAGATGCTGCTCACCCTGGCGGTGAAGAACTTCTTCGGCGCGGTGACGGGGTTCCGCAAGTCCCTGGCGCACCAGGTGCACGGAGAAAAGGGCAACCGCTTCGAGAGCATGCTCCTGGACGTGTGCCTGGCCATGCCACC containing:
- the ilvB gene encoding biosynthetic-type acetolactate synthase large subunit, whose product is MQTTGARYIVQFLESRGVKTVAGIPGGSILPLYDALAQRGTIRHVLARHEQGAAFMAQGMARLTGRPGVCLATSGPGATNLVTAIADARRDGVPLVCITGQVPLAQIGTEAFQEVDIVAVAGPLTKYSRMVRSASELPEALEEAFEAAVTGRPGPVLLDVPKDVQTGRFTPPALSLIPGEPPARPAPSRWDVSRAAALVNAARRPVLLLGGGASRGRAPELARRLAEKAGLPVTMTLTGLGALPDAHPLCLGMHGMHGHARANRALDACDLLLAVGSRFDDRATGRPETFCPGARIVHVNVDAAELGRIKRAEVAVESDAAHFLEALLPLVERRARGGWLAEVEGLDDAPMPRLPEARREEARPPHEARELVARVAERLRDDAVVVTDVGQHQMVVAQDFPFRNPGRFLTSGGLGVMGFGLPAAIGAALAEPGAQVVCFSGDGSFKMNVQELATLAETGANVKVVVLDNRSLGLVSQQQRLFYGGRRTASRFEGGTDFAALARAFGIAGVSLEAEEDWSRALDEALSRPGPALVHARVDAEAMVFPMVPPGASNREMLTERPDPAEGDGRVDQAVSA
- a CDS encoding DUF362 domain-containing protein; the encoded protein is MHRQAFLERMEGYGRTDLDAVAGRLLELAGCRPAKGTRVLVKPNLVAPAYAGLACTEPAVVRAVCRYLLDRGARVTVGDSPAFGTARIVARACGLDKALRGLGVPVVNFSRARPVALTLGGQVMAASQALDAEFIVNVPRFKVHDQMLLTLAVKNFFGAVTGFRKSLAHQVHGEKGNRFESMLLDVCLAMPPSVSLVDGVTAMHVRGPAKGEPFQLGLLGAAADPVALDQTLHAVLGLPPEATPLGREAGRRGLLGPVETPLRQPGDFDARGFVLPGKLAPVAFDAGRFVRGRLRSLWLRLTCGRAS